AACTATAAGGCTCTCAAAATGGTGGTCTACATTCACTTGCTAAATCTTGTTTTGATGTTTTGAGCCCTGTTGATCTCAGTATTATAAATGACTACTTACAGACTGGAGTTTAAAATTCATTTCTATGGGTTGAGAACAACTCTCTTTTCTCTGGTGTTCCCCAGGGCTCAGTTTTAGGCCCTTTAACTTTTTAACATTTAACCACTCAGCAACCTGCTACGATTACTTGGTCTCCATTTTCATTTCTATACAAAGTTTTACTCACTGGTTCCCATCATCAAATATCAAAAGCTGGTTCATTGTCCCTGACTATTAATGGCTCTGTTATGGTGACTCAAAGTCAGATGAGAAATCTTGGAGTCTTTCTATTGATTCATTTGTCCAAAGTACTGTTAAAACATCCGTTACTTACCTCAAAAATATAGCAAGACTGCGTCCTATACAAAATTTCTCTACAGCAAAAAAGCTGATAAATGTATTCGTCCTCTCTCAGATCGATTGCTGTAATGCCCTTTTAGCTGGAATTTCTAAATCaacattcaacaaaaaaaacttAGCTGCTTGGACACTGACAGGGTCTAGGATGTGTAATCATATTACTCAAGAGTCTTGGCGTTTTTACACAGGCTCCCACTCACGTTTAGAGTTGATTTTTTGGCTTGGCTCCTCATTATTTAGCTGAATTGTTAGCTCATTATATTACAACTCGCAGGTTGCAGTCTTCACAATCCAATTTGGTTGGTTGCTCCACAAACACGCTTAAAAACTATGGGTGAAAGGACTTTTTCTTTCTACGCTCCCTCTCTTTGGATTTCTCTGCCCCTTGAAAGCTGGGTTGTTCAGTTTTATGATACTTTTAAAGCTAGACGTAGCACTTGTTTGGTGGTGCTTTTAAAAGGAATAGtttcccaaaaatgaaaattctgtcatcatttactcactgtcatgttgttacaaacctgtataaatgtctttgttctgatgaagaCATTTCGAGGAATGTTGGTAATCAAACAGTTTgagagccccattcactttcatagtattctttttcctactatggaagtgaatggggctcacaaacggtttggttacaaacattccttaaaaatatcttcttttatgttcaccagaacaaagaaatttgacaaaatgtttatttttggaaGAACTCACTCTTTAAGGGTGATTGTGCGAAGGTACCTGAGACAAGTAGCAAATGCCCTGCGTGCATTGCGGTGCAGAAAGTGAATAGGAAATCCTTTAAAAGTGTGTCCATCAGGCACTGCCCTCCTTACAGCATCCTGGAACTCCTCATTTCCACACGACAGACCTGTACAGCGCTCCAGTTCATATGCAGAGAGCGCTGCTGACAGCAGGTATGACAGGTGATCGTCCCACACTGTAGCCAAACCTAAATCCTATGCATAAACACAGTTAACATTTCACATAGTTTTTCAAACTGATGTTCCTTTCATTTTTTAACTGATCATCTCTCACATAAACACtctgacccccccccccaaaaaaaaaactttctacACTCAAAGTTTTATGAAAGTATTGAATAAGATTTGTGTGTTATATTCCAAGACGTCTGAACATATAAAATACCTTTGTGTGAAAATAGACCAAATTATGTGCAATGAGTTTTTGAATATTGACTTTAATGATATTATtatggggcctcatttataaagggTGTGTACGCAAAAAATGGGGGTGGAAACGTGCGTACACCAGTTCCcatgcaaaggttgtgatctataaaaaaaactaacttAATGGgcttgcattgtgggatatgaggatgattcatgtatGCACACTTgtaggtgatctgtgatttataaaaggaAACATTggtttgttttataagtcttaatattttttggcgtatgccatttttggcttttgttcGTAGGTAGACTTTTAGTTAGTATCCTACGCACAAATGAGGCCCATGGTGATTTTTTGTCAAATGGCATTTTACACCCACAGCCCTAGATATTACATTAGATactgcaaaaatgtttttttttacaacagtaaaatactacatttgccttggagaaaagttttcttgtCCATGTGTGTTTGTTACCTTCCTATGTTCAGCTAGTAGGTAGCGCATCTCCAGCTCAAGTTGGTTGCTGGCCTCATTAGGCACCACAGAAGGAGAGCAGAGGGGAGGAGTTAGAGGAAGAGAGGAGGTAGAGCCCGGCACACATACGGACCGAATGGCCTCCTCACTCATTGCCTTCCAGCGAGAGCCGTTTGCAAAGTCAAACACGCAGAGCTCTACAGCGTCTGATGGCTGACAGTTTGCCAAGAACGCCTTGTGGTTAAAGACGCAGCCGATTGTCCGGTAAGGATAAGTTGGTTTTGGTTGTGGAACCATTGGAGGAGCATCTGGGTCTATTGGACGATGGACATAtctaatacaaaaatatgtgttAATGGAAAGCTTGGACTATTAGAGTGCATGTGCATGTATTAGGGACAACAAACAGCTTGAATAAATGAATACCTGTGTGCAGTGAAACTTTCCCAAAAGGTTATGGAACCATCTGTGCCACAGGTCATGACCCAGGTGTGTGGGATGTTTTTGGCCTTGGTGCCCACACAAACATAAGCATCCAGTCCAAATCCTAATAGTAAACTACACAGTAGTGTGGCATGATCTTCGCAGTCACCCTggcaataaataaattaacactTAGTAACTTTTTCATTTAAATCTCTTGTAACATTTAACATTATGTATGAATTTGAAGATATTATTGCCATTTGCTTATTTTTATAACCATATGCTTATAGAGCTTTACTATTGCTCCaagatttgaacccatgactttGGTGCTGATACCAACAGTGGAGCTACAGGAAAGCTTTACAACTGAGTTTTGACAGGATGTCTTGCCTTGTTTCTGCAGAGGAAGGCCATCATAGAGCACCACTGCTCCTGCCTGACTCCTCCTCCAACAACAGGTGCTCTCTCCTGTGCTAACAGACTGACAAAACGTGCTGCCTGCCGCGGACTCTCAAGCAACCTGCCAGCACGCAATACACGCACGTACGAACACACAGGCCGGTTCACTCCATTTTCATCCTGCAtagcaaacaaaataaatacagtTACCCATAAGCATACATAACCAAGAACAAGGCAAGACGTAGAAACAGATACTAATATATGACCCTGCTTAAaaaaaccatagactgtaaaaaatatggacgtagtgtctgtgacgtcacaCATAGGTTTGTGAAGGGCTTTTTACGTTGGCGGGGCCTGCCATCGCGTCACCAtgcatcactcgcggataaccaaaaatgggtaaagaggcgggacgtgggacaagtggctggttgctgaaaccccacccgcctagctcgactctagtgacaggcgtggcagttcacccgtcactcaaatggccacgcccttaattatgcagaactttaagggttaatataatttaaacggatgagttacaataaaattcacccccctcacattTGTCAcaaagggcaaaattagctatatagaccaaaaacactttttaccaggctgtaaacacatttatttctgtTGTAAAGTTGGACATTTAAACAAAGGGGGTCTATGGGGATTGACTCCTTTTTGGAGCCaacctctagtggccagtcgatgaattgcagtttaagtcactttcATATTGGCTTCAcgagagagatcggaaggttgcccctttgtaaaaacccagcttaagtcatttttttgtggttTACATAAAATCTTCCTACAAAATGTAAACAACATTATGTGATaatatataaccttgatatctttaatattgaggGAGACTTtgccaaagattgaaatcaatgtgaaatcgtGAAACCAGTGAGTATCTCagttcacagacagggtcacatataaacatGCACATCTATAGTACGAGATGCTTCTCATAAATAcatcataaaaatataataaggtCACCTGTGCAAAAATCTTTACTAGTTTGGACTGGTGCGAGGGTCGAATCTCCAAGAACTCCTGCCACCACTGTTTTGCATATACCAAAAACAGTCTCTCCTTTTCTGctgttttctgtttttccaAAGATCGCTGGAAAATTACGGCCATGAATAAACTGCAATGCAATTTTGGTAACACAGACTTTGTAACAATAGAGCTATTAGTTGATGCTGATTCCTGACTGGACAGATGGTGATGTTCAGCACTACTGCACACTTTCTTGTGTGCTATTTTTTAGTAAACTTAATTTGAATGTTAAAGAAATGTAAATTATTAATCACCTGAGTGGTGATGACATCAGGGCTCAGGGTCTCAGTAAGGGGAGGATAGAGTTCCAACTTCAGATTCAGAACGCCAGCAGCCACTTTACATTCACTGCCTGAGGAAAACACATGTGTGcacaaacatacacatatatttAATCAAGTGTCACAGATTAAAAGCCTTTAAACCCCTTAACTGGCACAGCCCTTTTTGAATAGGGATGAGAAAGTGATGTGCAGATTCAAAATTAATATAATGGCATTCTTTGGTCTTGaagtctttttcttttttttgtggttttaccaacaaaggccactaggtgtcattggtttgctgcatactcttgtcacaaattaataaattactgtcattgcatttttattactgcaaaaatgttttgaaatagtTTGAAATAGCTTTCCAATAATATACACTTGTAACTTGTTATAAGTACTTGTTGTACTATTGTCCTCCTAAGATAAATCGCTTTATTGCTTCATAATTTTTTGTAAGTCGCTTTCAATAAAAttaaagatttataataggaTATTAGTGTTATGAATAACTATTATTTATTCCTATAGGGATGGTGTGAGTTTTCCAAGGATATACAGGTTGTCAAGATTACTTTAAGTTTAGAATAGGATATGTGTGTTATAAGTATGTAATAACGAATGTGCCCACCTGTGGGTCtgtgacattttagaaaattaCTAAGTATCTCATCCTCTTAGCGTTTATCATAATTAGATAAGAATTgacatgcaaaatattgaagtTAAAGCATGCATCCTGCTGCCGGCCAGTGTTGagtaagttactcaaaaaagttaTTAACTACTAGTTACCGATTACATCTTTAAacatgtaattagattactgtacaatttttttttatttaatactaatttatattattacggttactattattcttattaactcattaaagtatttaaagtgaaaaggatacataaaaacatgcattttaacctTAGACTTTATATTTTGATGTTAAATCcactattgtattatatataatttctccagtccatacacagtatttagtttaattacatcagaagtaactgtaattaaattattaatatttagcagcaggatataaaaaaaaatgtgcacacTATTTTGATAAATCTCTTTCGAGAATCAATAACTCTTCCTACATAATTTACTTTATAAAAATACTAAAATGAAATATGTATTCTAGagtcttagacctttccaactatatatagtttgtcTTTAGATTAGaattaaaatgcaaaatattaaagtaaactCAGGTGTCCCGTATAAAGGACGGTGCTActtaaaggttctctaagcgaatctgtgtgttgatttttgaaatgtgttttcaaacaaactgagcgtagttaactcctccccctccctttcgtgctttcatgaacgcgcccaaacccaacccctcttggcgtttattggttagaacactttgttatggtttctggtGTAAGTTTGGCCAGATTGttattattgcattttgtggaggCTGGactgtctacagagatcacgtttttttacagtttgatcagcggacaggaaGCAAGCatatagtgaggagatgtttgctgtatgtaacaaaaaaatgttttatggtctaaaacgcgtgaattcgcttagagaacctttTGGGGATAAAGAGCGAGACCAAAAGCTGTATACATTAAAAGTCTCTTGAAAGGATTTACACTTGACTTATGTCTGGATATAGTAATATTCTTTTCCTATATGAAACATGACATGGGAACACTGATATTTCTAATGCTCTTCTTTAATATAAGGACTTTTCGCTCACCCACTCCAAGCAGTTCCACTGAGATGCTTGTTTTTCCATTGTGAGCACTGAGAACCGACCGCCAGTCGAGAAAATAAGATGAAACAAGTGTGGTGTCTCCAGATGTGTCTGTTTTGATCAGCACCATATGCACTGGATCACAGATGGACAACATGGTGGTGGCATCTGCCATCTTGCTTGCATCTCCTGTTCCCCAACAAAAGCACAAAATTACAAATCACAGGCCCCCGAAATGGCTCCAGATGGGAGTATATTACAATGCATGTTGCTAGTATAAGACACCTGGTCCATCTCTGTGCACTTCCAAAAGAAAGCCCTCCTGTATGTCTGGTTCACAGGCGCATGGGACCGGTTTGGAGCGGAAACGCTGGTTGCGAAAGTGTAGGTGAAGGGTGAAGGTAGAGGTTACCTGGCCAGGTAAAGGCTCTGGCTCCTGCAGGTGTTCTAAGAAGGCCTTACCACCCAGTACTTGTAGGTAAAGGTGTCTCCTTAGTGGACTGATGTTGgctgaaaatataataaaaatataatgggACAGTTCAACCCAAAAGATTATTTTTCTGTCTTTGCGTCTTTTAAAACCCTATATGACTTTCTTTTCTCAGTTTTCGTTTTCAAAGCATTGTCCCTGTAAGTCACACCTTGTGTGTTTCAGTTCAAAGATTTTATGTTTTCTGGATGTTACTGGCTCAATTTTGTAGAGAAAAAGTGACACTTACTTGTCTTCAGCTGTATACTTTCTCTGTCCACAAAATGAGTTGCAGATTTGTTCACAATCTCAGCCTCAGTTTGAGGAACATCCTGGTGCGAAATAAAAGTCAAACAGATTTTCACCCAAATTTAAAAGTCCtcacataatttactcactctttcAAAACCCCAGATGTTTATGACTTCCTTTCTTTagttaaacacaaacaaattattttatattaaaatgcccTTATGATATCTTATACTGGGGTCTACATGGCACATATCAAAACTACAACCATCAAAGTAATCCATATGACCCCAAAGACTAACAAATGTCTTCTGTGGTAAAACGATACGTTTGTgagagaaaataaataatattttaagcttATTTAGTAGTCAATATGTTGTGTATCGATGGAAACCCAAATAAGTGCTGTAAGGTCAAATATGATAATAACACTGAATTTCGTTAGGTTTGTTCTACTTGGTTTGTTCTACtacaaag
Above is a window of Paramisgurnus dabryanus chromosome 13, PD_genome_1.1, whole genome shotgun sequence DNA encoding:
- the cep76 gene encoding centrosomal protein of 76 kDa; protein product: MSLPPEKASELKQIIHDHLIKMDIHGKIRDVLRETVGADGHHGQRSLTEEDFIHALQRRGIVDDVMKDLSFTNLDVPQTEAEIVNKSATHFVDRESIQLKTTNISPLRRHLYLQVLGGKAFLEHLQEPEPLPGQVTSTFTLHLHFRNQRFRSKPVPCACEPDIQEGFLLEVHRDGPGDASKMADATTMLSICDPVHMVLIKTDTSGDTTLVSSYFLDWRSVLSAHNGKTSISVELLGVGSECKVAAGVLNLKLELYPPLTETLSPDVITTQRSLEKQKTAEKERLFLVYAKQWWQEFLEIRPSHQSKLVKIFAQDENGVNRPVCSYVRVLRAGRLLESPRQAARFVSLLAQERAPVVGGGVRQEQWCSMMAFLCRNKGDCEDHATLLCSLLLGFGLDAYVCVGTKAKNIPHTWVMTCGTDGSITFWESFTAHRYVHRPIDPDAPPMVPQPKPTYPYRTIGCVFNHKAFLANCQPSDAVELCVFDFANGSRWKAMSEEAIRSVCVPGSTSSLPLTPPLCSPSVVPNEASNQLELEMRYLLAEHRKDLGLATVWDDHLSYLLSAALSAYELERCTGLSCGNEEFQDAVRRAVPDGHTFKGFPIHFLHRNARRAFATCLRSPFFEEIVCCRGDHVRLAVRVRVFAYPESACAVWIMFACKYRSVL